The following proteins are co-located in the Chitinispirillum alkaliphilum genome:
- a CDS encoding Multimodular transpeptidase-transglycosylase has translation MEKSNDKKNTRLGRNLIIFLIVICAFVSLGVSGLGWFMYRLYETLPTHNELHSIQQPLVSKVLARDGSLIHEFSIERRYWVSLDEIPIELQEAVIAIEDRKFYDHWGIDLHRIFGAIVVDIMHRRFAQGASTLTQQLARNLYLTSRTSMIRKLREMLTAIKLEQRYTKDELLELYLNQVYLGAGVYGVQAASQHYFGKHVSELGLNESAVIAGIIQLPERFRPDRDVNIERITRRRNVVLSSMVTVGYIDSPTARETMEKPIVAVSTERRTSLGPYFIEMVRRYVANRYGNDLLYNGGLTIHTTLDPVAQDSTEQVVKERAADLQQRLNRMFLDYTGVHTKMNIPRDQFLSSFDSIYAANEEELSAFPDSVRLRKAQISVVSLDVETGEILTLVGGRDFQESRFNRAIQARRQPGSSFKPIVFTAAFDNGFSPASVLLDQPITLTTPEGEWRPENYDRRFRGPITLREAMASSVNMVAIQLYNRIGGNLVINYAREMGFRHRMNPVPSLAIGACEVTPMEITSAYSIFANNGLHAEPYFVSKVVDKDGRILEQATPQVREVLRPETAFLMSDLLKSVVCCGTGASIPGLGFRRPAAGKTGTTNNYSDAWFVGFTPQIATGVWTGVDERRSLGRGVTGTQGAIPVWVSVMRALHRDLPVKDFRAPQGVKRKKLCAESHLLARAGCPESKSEFFLRYAEVDSCGVHGDVRRRRDEINPLDSQRRRDTDRRPFMF, from the coding sequence ATGGAAAAAAGCAACGATAAAAAGAATACCAGACTTGGAAGAAACTTAATAATTTTCCTGATTGTAATATGCGCATTTGTTTCTTTGGGAGTAAGTGGTTTGGGGTGGTTTATGTACCGTCTCTATGAGACTCTTCCCACTCACAACGAGTTACATTCCATTCAGCAACCCCTTGTCTCGAAGGTTTTGGCACGTGACGGGTCGCTGATTCATGAATTTAGTATAGAGCGGCGTTATTGGGTTTCGCTCGATGAGATTCCCATTGAACTTCAGGAAGCTGTTATTGCGATCGAAGACCGTAAGTTTTATGATCACTGGGGAATAGACTTACATCGAATTTTCGGTGCGATCGTTGTGGATATAATGCACAGAAGGTTTGCCCAGGGGGCTTCTACACTCACCCAGCAGCTGGCACGAAATCTCTACCTCACCTCAAGAACTTCCATGATAAGAAAACTCAGGGAAATGCTGACTGCGATCAAACTTGAGCAGAGATACACAAAAGATGAACTTCTGGAGCTTTACCTGAATCAGGTATACCTCGGAGCGGGTGTTTATGGGGTGCAGGCTGCAAGCCAGCATTATTTTGGCAAACACGTTTCCGAATTGGGTCTTAACGAATCAGCTGTTATCGCCGGCATAATCCAGCTTCCTGAGAGATTCAGGCCTGACCGGGACGTGAATATCGAAAGAATCACCAGAAGAAGAAATGTAGTCTTAAGCTCTATGGTTACCGTCGGGTACATTGATTCCCCGACAGCCAGGGAAACAATGGAGAAGCCTATTGTTGCTGTTTCCACAGAGCGGAGGACTTCACTTGGGCCTTACTTTATTGAGATGGTCAGAAGGTATGTTGCCAATCGTTACGGCAATGATCTTTTGTATAACGGGGGGCTGACTATACATACGACCCTCGACCCTGTTGCCCAGGATTCAACTGAGCAGGTGGTTAAAGAGCGGGCTGCAGATCTCCAGCAGCGCCTTAACCGAATGTTTCTTGACTACACCGGTGTGCATACAAAGATGAATATCCCGAGGGATCAGTTTCTAAGTAGTTTTGATTCAATTTACGCAGCTAATGAAGAGGAACTTTCAGCATTTCCCGATTCCGTAAGGCTCCGCAAAGCACAGATCTCAGTTGTCTCTCTTGATGTTGAAACGGGAGAAATATTAACCCTTGTGGGGGGAAGGGATTTTCAGGAAAGCAGGTTTAACCGCGCTATACAGGCCAGACGACAGCCGGGATCCTCCTTTAAGCCCATTGTATTCACCGCAGCTTTTGACAATGGTTTCAGTCCTGCTTCCGTGCTACTCGATCAGCCTATCACCCTTACTACTCCGGAAGGAGAGTGGAGGCCGGAGAATTACGACAGAAGATTCCGGGGGCCAATTACTCTTCGTGAGGCAATGGCCAGTTCTGTGAATATGGTGGCGATACAACTTTACAATCGAATCGGAGGGAATCTGGTAATAAATTACGCCAGAGAAATGGGCTTCAGGCACAGAATGAACCCGGTTCCATCACTCGCCATTGGAGCCTGTGAAGTAACTCCCATGGAGATTACTTCTGCTTATTCCATATTTGCCAATAACGGTTTGCATGCAGAGCCATATTTTGTATCTAAAGTTGTGGACAAGGATGGGCGTATTCTTGAACAGGCCACACCTCAGGTCAGGGAGGTGCTTAGACCCGAAACAGCCTTCCTTATGAGCGATCTGCTTAAAAGTGTTGTGTGTTGCGGCACCGGAGCTTCGATACCCGGGCTGGGATTCAGGAGGCCTGCAGCGGGAAAGACCGGAACCACAAACAACTATTCCGATGCCTGGTTTGTGGGATTTACCCCACAGATTGCAACCGGAGTCTGGACCGGTGTTGATGAAAGAAGATCTCTGGGCAGAGGGGTAACTGGTACACAGGGAGCGATACCGGTGTGGGTTTCTGTTATGAGAGCATTGCACCGTGACCTTCCGGTAAAGGACTTCAGGGCTCCACAAGGGGTGAAAAGGAAAAAATTATGCGCAGAATCGCACCTCCTGGCCAGAGCCGGGTGTCCCGAGTCCAAATCAGAATTTTTCCTCCGATACGCTGAGGTCGACTCCTGTGGTGTGCATGGAGATGTAAGAAGACGGCGTGATGAGATAAATCCGCTGGATTCCCAAAGACGCAGAGATACCGACAGAAGACCTTTTATGTTTTAA
- a CDS encoding cell surface protein, whose product MSLILFLSALILLPVITNATEVIRVPEHFSSIQEAIDHANTGDTVFVGEGVYRESVTLRESIHLLGASPELSIIRGNIVNPVVRGANGATLRNFTIENGNVGILAENISMVIEYCTIRDNKGSGIQCIISLPDIRNNLIYRNEWSGIFCESVRAHRNAIENNVIAENGYSGVMLSGSTEILIRNNQFSKNKQYGIWASEQSRRSRIITNNFFDNRTSHNTFARLDNSNISETPQFSLGKDEVPGFWSSETAFHNPVAANGTQIGIIRPE is encoded by the coding sequence ATGAGCTTAATTCTTTTTTTATCCGCACTGATTTTACTCCCGGTAATTACAAATGCAACAGAGGTGATTCGTGTCCCTGAGCATTTTTCCTCAATTCAGGAAGCCATCGACCATGCAAACACAGGAGATACGGTTTTTGTGGGTGAAGGGGTGTACCGGGAGTCAGTTACCCTCAGAGAATCAATCCACCTTCTTGGCGCATCACCGGAACTCAGCATAATAAGAGGCAACATAGTTAACCCTGTTGTAAGAGGTGCCAATGGGGCAACATTGCGTAATTTCACCATAGAGAATGGTAATGTGGGCATATTAGCAGAAAACATCTCAATGGTGATAGAGTACTGTACGATTCGCGACAACAAAGGATCTGGTATACAATGCATAATTTCACTGCCCGACATCAGAAACAATTTGATCTACCGAAACGAATGGAGCGGGATTTTCTGCGAATCAGTCAGGGCACACAGAAATGCAATCGAAAATAATGTAATTGCGGAAAATGGCTACAGCGGAGTGATGCTTTCAGGCTCAACAGAGATTTTGATTCGTAATAATCAGTTTTCAAAAAACAAGCAGTATGGAATCTGGGCTTCGGAACAATCCCGCAGGTCAAGGATCATCACCAATAATTTTTTCGACAACCGCACATCACACAACACGTTTGCCAGGCTCGACAACTCCAACATCTCAGAAACACCTCAGTTTTCACTGGGTAAAGATGAGGTACCCGGATTCTGGAGCAGCGAAACCGCATTCCACAACCCGGTAGCAGCAAATGGAACTCAGATCGGAATAATTCGACCAGAGTAA
- a CDS encoding Acetolactate synthase large subunit, with protein sequence MYLYICDFLICNQTGGILNCFNFDNCPCFVGRGKFLGVLLKKTGAQIVVDALVKEGVEVLFGYPGGVVIPIFDVLYETKDIKFILTRHEQAAAHAADGYARATGRPGVCLATSGPGATNIMTGLATAYLDSIPMVAITGQVASPLLGTDAFQEADIVGMSRPITKHNFLVKSVEELPLILKQAFHIATTGRPGPVLVDIPADVSKGATENFSYPESVSIRSYKPNVQGHIKQIEKAAEFISNAKKPIIFAGGGIIHSGAHEELRVFAETTNIPVTTSFMGLGGFPGDHPLFMGMPGMHGSKCANFALQECDLIISIGARFDDRVTGYVKEFAPNASIIHMDIDPAAISKIIKVDVPVVGDAKNILKSLNKIVKPRETDSWNDKINTWKGEKLFTYTQSDTVIKPQYVVEKLSEITKGEALIATEVGQNQMWTAQYYKFRKPRTLISSGGLGTMGFGMPAAMGAALTNPGVPVIDVAGDGSIQMNIQELATLSVNKIPVKIVILNNSYLGMVRQWQQIFFDKRYSGTCLRGGALCNECVGPQNCQKVYLPDFVKLAESYEVPAFRTDKVSEIETVLNKGLEVDGPALMEFIVSQEENVFPMVPAGKPIHEILEG encoded by the coding sequence TTGTATTTATATATATGTGATTTCTTGATTTGCAACCAAACAGGTGGTATTTTAAACTGTTTTAATTTCGATAATTGTCCTTGCTTTGTTGGCAGGGGTAAATTTCTGGGGGTACTTTTGAAAAAAACAGGTGCGCAGATTGTCGTCGATGCTTTAGTTAAAGAGGGTGTAGAGGTTTTGTTTGGTTACCCCGGTGGGGTCGTAATCCCTATTTTCGACGTCTTGTATGAAACCAAGGATATCAAATTCATATTAACCCGTCATGAACAGGCTGCTGCTCACGCTGCTGATGGTTATGCCCGTGCCACCGGACGTCCCGGGGTTTGTCTGGCTACTTCAGGGCCGGGGGCAACGAATATAATGACAGGTTTGGCAACCGCTTATTTGGATTCAATTCCGATGGTTGCAATTACCGGTCAGGTGGCTTCACCCCTTTTGGGAACTGATGCTTTTCAGGAGGCCGATATCGTAGGGATGAGCCGCCCTATTACAAAACATAATTTTCTGGTAAAATCAGTGGAAGAACTGCCGCTGATTTTAAAGCAGGCCTTTCATATCGCAACTACAGGAAGACCGGGGCCGGTTCTGGTTGATATACCTGCTGATGTTTCTAAGGGGGCTACGGAGAATTTCTCTTATCCAGAAAGCGTTTCGATAAGAAGTTACAAGCCTAATGTACAGGGGCATATAAAACAGATAGAAAAGGCTGCTGAATTTATCTCAAATGCCAAAAAGCCCATTATCTTTGCTGGGGGAGGTATAATTCACTCCGGGGCTCATGAAGAGCTGCGGGTGTTTGCTGAAACAACAAATATTCCTGTTACCACCTCCTTTATGGGGCTGGGAGGCTTTCCCGGAGATCATCCGCTTTTTATGGGTATGCCTGGAATGCATGGGTCAAAATGCGCTAACTTCGCACTCCAGGAATGCGATCTTATAATCTCTATCGGAGCCCGCTTTGATGACAGGGTGACCGGTTATGTAAAAGAGTTTGCGCCGAATGCATCCATCATCCATATGGATATAGATCCTGCAGCCATATCAAAAATCATAAAAGTTGATGTGCCGGTTGTTGGAGATGCCAAAAATATTCTTAAGTCTCTGAACAAGATTGTTAAGCCCAGAGAAACTGATTCCTGGAATGATAAGATCAACACATGGAAAGGTGAGAAGCTCTTTACATATACTCAGTCTGACACCGTGATCAAACCCCAGTATGTGGTTGAAAAACTCAGCGAGATAACAAAGGGTGAAGCTCTTATCGCAACGGAGGTGGGGCAGAATCAGATGTGGACGGCTCAGTACTACAAATTCAGAAAACCAAGAACCCTTATTTCTTCAGGGGGACTGGGGACAATGGGATTTGGAATGCCTGCGGCCATGGGAGCGGCTCTGACTAACCCCGGGGTTCCGGTTATTGATGTTGCAGGTGATGGCTCGATTCAGATGAATATTCAGGAACTTGCTACCTTGTCGGTAAACAAAATACCTGTTAAGATAGTTATTCTCAACAATTCTTACCTTGGTATGGTTCGTCAATGGCAGCAGATCTTCTTTGATAAACGCTACAGCGGAACATGTCTGAGGGGTGGAGCGCTTTGCAATGAGTGTGTCGGTCCTCAGAATTGTCAAAAGGTATATTTGCCAGATTTTGTTAAATTAGCAGAAAGTTACGAGGTTCCGGCTTTCCGTACAGATAAAGTTTCTGAAATTGAAACGGTTCTCAATAAGGGACTTGAGGTGGATGGTCCTGCACTGATGGAGTTTATTGTGTCTCAGGAGGAGAATGTGTTTCCTATGGTGCCGGCCGGAAAACCAATCCATGAGATTCTGGAGGGATAA
- a CDS encoding Acetolactate synthase small subunit — protein MNTHTISILAENHSGSLSRIAGLFSSRGYNISTLTVAETDDPTISRMTIVVQGDEGILEQIVKQLNKLIDVIKVVDFKDEPILERELLLVRVDASKSNRHEIVEVANLFKAKVAAVSAASVTLELTGERQRIDDFTMMLKPYGIKELVRSGAIAIGQLRK, from the coding sequence ATGAATACACATACTATTTCTATACTTGCTGAAAACCATAGCGGTTCACTATCCAGAATTGCGGGATTGTTCTCAAGCAGAGGGTATAATATTTCCACTCTTACTGTGGCCGAAACTGATGATCCCACAATTTCAAGAATGACTATCGTTGTTCAGGGTGATGAGGGAATACTTGAGCAGATTGTAAAACAGCTCAATAAACTCATCGATGTTATCAAAGTCGTTGACTTTAAGGATGAACCGATTCTGGAAAGAGAGCTGTTGCTTGTAAGAGTTGATGCATCTAAGTCAAACAGACATGAAATTGTAGAGGTTGCAAATCTTTTTAAGGCAAAAGTCGCGGCTGTATCTGCTGCATCTGTTACATTGGAACTTACAGGAGAACGGCAGAGAATCGATGACTTTACAATGATGCTAAAACCCTACGGCATAAAGGAACTTGTGCGATCAGGGGCTATTGCAATTGGACAATTGAGAAAATAA
- a CDS encoding Ketol-acid reductoisomerase has product MAVIDFGGVKEDVITRKEFTVAKARRILKNETIAVIGYGVQGPAQALNLKDNGFNVIIGQSKKFKKDWERARKDGWVPGKTLFDVDEAVQKGTIIKILVSDAAQRIVWPTVKKNLKEGDALYFSHGFSIVYKEQTKVVPPENVDVILVAPKGSGTSVRRNFLSGAGINSSYAIFQDFTGRAAERCLALGIGVGSGYLFPTTFEKEVYSDLTGERGVLMGALAGMMEAQYQVLRKNGHSPSEAFNETVEELTQSLIRLVDENGMDWMYSNCSATAQRGALDWKPKFKKATQPVFEELYKSVKSGKETRRVITACGRADYQERLDKELSKLGESEMWKTGKAVRDLRPKQKARQITKATKGVRGRAGN; this is encoded by the coding sequence ATGGCAGTTATCGATTTTGGCGGCGTAAAAGAAGATGTTATTACCCGCAAAGAGTTTACCGTGGCAAAAGCCAGAAGAATCCTTAAAAATGAAACCATTGCTGTTATCGGTTACGGCGTTCAGGGACCTGCTCAGGCACTGAACCTCAAAGACAACGGTTTCAATGTGATTATCGGCCAGTCAAAAAAGTTCAAAAAAGACTGGGAAAGAGCCCGTAAAGATGGATGGGTACCAGGGAAAACTCTTTTCGATGTCGATGAGGCTGTTCAAAAGGGTACTATCATTAAAATTTTAGTTTCTGATGCTGCTCAGAGAATTGTATGGCCAACTGTTAAGAAGAATCTAAAAGAGGGTGATGCGCTCTATTTCTCTCACGGATTCTCAATCGTATACAAAGAACAGACTAAGGTTGTTCCACCTGAAAATGTGGATGTTATCCTGGTCGCACCTAAGGGAAGCGGTACATCGGTAAGAAGAAATTTTCTCTCAGGCGCAGGTATCAACTCAAGTTATGCAATTTTTCAGGACTTCACAGGCCGTGCAGCCGAACGCTGCCTGGCTCTTGGTATAGGTGTGGGGTCTGGGTACCTTTTCCCAACCACCTTTGAAAAGGAAGTCTACAGTGATCTTACCGGTGAACGTGGTGTTCTTATGGGGGCTCTTGCCGGTATGATGGAAGCACAGTATCAGGTTCTTCGCAAAAACGGCCACAGCCCAAGTGAGGCATTCAACGAAACTGTCGAAGAGCTTACTCAGAGCCTTATTCGTCTCGTTGACGAAAATGGAATGGACTGGATGTACTCAAACTGCTCTGCAACTGCTCAGAGAGGTGCATTGGACTGGAAACCAAAGTTCAAAAAAGCCACTCAACCCGTATTTGAAGAACTTTACAAGTCTGTCAAGAGCGGAAAAGAAACAAGGCGTGTTATCACCGCATGTGGAAGAGCCGATTACCAGGAACGTCTGGACAAGGAACTCTCAAAACTGGGCGAGTCTGAAATGTGGAAAACCGGTAAAGCGGTACGTGACCTCAGACCAAAACAGAAAGCCCGTCAGATCACCAAGGCTACAAAGGGTGTGAGAGGAAGAGCAGGTAACTGA
- a CDS encoding 2-isopropylmalate synthase, protein MKIDNVFIFDTTLRDGEQALPSSLSVEQKLRIAKQLARLNVDGIEAGFPVSSPGDFESVHTIASQVKGPVICGLARTVEKDILSCAKAVKPAERPRIHTFIGTSAIHTEKKLRKSQDSILQLVYDSVKLARKHCGDVEFSAEDAGRTGTDYLCRVVETAIKAGASTINIPDTVGYTAPEHFASIIDELFNRVPNIDKAVISVHCHDDLGMSTANSLTAIAHGARQVECTINGIGERAGNAALEEIVMAIKVRKDIFKVSTNVDAKELMRTSKLVRDVCSMPVQPNKAIVGSNAFAHSSGIHQDGVLKAKKTYEIMTPQSVGLKDNKMNLTGRSGSHMVKSRLLSLGYSEADVDMPKFYDKFKALADKKGTVYDDDLITLMESRSSADLEDKYILEYINVSSGKGTVPTATVKLRINGKLLQEAACGDGAVDAATKAIDRIVGFDIKIDNFQIEAVTEGREALGKVTITVKAPEGFFVGKANSTDIVEASAMAYMDAVNKIARIKMFKKNPKTKKLQEHL, encoded by the coding sequence ATGAAGATCGATAACGTTTTTATCTTTGATACTACTTTGCGGGATGGAGAGCAGGCCTTACCCTCAAGCCTTTCTGTTGAACAGAAACTTAGGATTGCAAAACAGCTTGCCCGTCTGAACGTAGACGGTATTGAAGCGGGGTTCCCGGTTTCTTCACCTGGGGATTTTGAGTCTGTTCACACCATCGCTTCCCAGGTAAAGGGACCTGTGATTTGCGGGCTTGCGCGTACTGTTGAGAAGGATATCCTCTCATGTGCAAAAGCTGTGAAGCCTGCAGAGCGTCCACGGATACATACCTTCATAGGTACTTCTGCAATCCATACGGAAAAAAAGCTGAGAAAATCGCAGGACAGCATTTTGCAGCTTGTTTATGACAGTGTCAAACTGGCAAGAAAACACTGTGGTGATGTGGAATTTTCGGCAGAAGACGCTGGCAGAACCGGAACTGATTACCTGTGCAGGGTTGTGGAAACTGCCATAAAAGCGGGAGCGTCTACAATAAATATTCCAGACACAGTCGGCTATACTGCACCGGAACATTTCGCCTCAATAATTGATGAGCTCTTCAATCGGGTTCCCAATATCGACAAAGCTGTGATTTCTGTGCATTGTCATGATGACCTTGGTATGTCAACCGCAAACTCACTGACCGCTATCGCTCATGGTGCAAGACAGGTTGAGTGCACTATAAACGGTATCGGGGAGAGGGCGGGTAATGCCGCTCTTGAGGAAATCGTAATGGCCATAAAGGTCAGAAAAGATATCTTTAAGGTTTCCACAAATGTGGACGCAAAAGAACTGATGCGTACCAGTAAACTCGTACGGGATGTGTGCAGTATGCCCGTTCAGCCTAATAAGGCCATTGTGGGAAGTAATGCCTTTGCACACTCATCTGGTATTCATCAAGATGGTGTCCTTAAGGCCAAAAAAACCTATGAAATCATGACCCCTCAGTCTGTCGGGCTCAAAGATAACAAAATGAATCTTACCGGACGCTCCGGCAGCCATATGGTCAAATCAAGGCTACTCAGCCTGGGCTACAGTGAAGCTGATGTGGATATGCCTAAGTTTTATGATAAGTTCAAGGCGCTCGCTGATAAAAAGGGCACAGTTTACGATGATGATCTGATTACGTTGATGGAATCAAGAAGCAGTGCTGATCTTGAAGATAAATATATACTTGAATATATCAATGTATCCAGCGGAAAGGGTACTGTCCCTACTGCAACCGTCAAACTCAGAATCAATGGCAAGCTTTTGCAGGAAGCGGCCTGTGGAGATGGTGCAGTTGATGCTGCCACCAAGGCTATTGACCGAATTGTGGGGTTTGATATAAAAATCGACAACTTTCAGATTGAAGCAGTCACTGAGGGAAGGGAAGCTTTGGGTAAAGTAACCATAACGGTCAAAGCCCCTGAAGGTTTCTTTGTGGGAAAAGCAAACAGTACCGACATCGTAGAGGCTTCAGCAATGGCCTACATGGATGCGGTGAATAAAATTGCAAGAATAAAAATGTTCAAAAAAAATCCCAAAACTAAAAAGTTGCAGGAACATCTCTAA